A genomic window from Cydia amplana chromosome 3, ilCydAmpl1.1, whole genome shotgun sequence includes:
- the LOC134662876 gene encoding uncharacterized protein LOC134662876 — MAEEPKPVNEDDLRQLKERMNIIVSADPAQYHNDYSLRRYLRAFETVDNAFQAIIKTNKWRAEYGVTELHKDAELIEKYSNKARVLKHRDITGRPIVYIPAKNHSSNDRNIDDLTKFIVYCLEDASKRCFEEVIDNLCIVFDLNGFTLSCMDYQVLKNLIWLLSRHYPERLGVCLIINAPTFFSGCWTVIKGWLDENTSSKVTFVSSEMDLCKYLIPDILPTDA, encoded by the exons ATGGCAGAGGAACCGAAACCAGTAAACGAAGACGACTTGAGGCAGTTGAAGGAACGGATGAATATAATAGTTAGCGCTGATCCGGCACAGTACCACAACGATTACTCCCTACGACGGTATCTTCGTGCCTTTGAAACTGTCGATAACGCTTTCCAG gcaataataaaaactaacaaaTGGCGTGCAGAATATGGTGTGACTGAATTACACAAAGATGCAGAACTAATAGAGAAGTATTCAAACAAAGCTAGAGTTCTTAAGCACCGGGACATCACGGGGCGGCCCATTGTGTACATTCCGGCGAAGAACCACAGCTCCAATGACCGCAACATTGATGACCTCACCAAGTTTATTGTTTACTGTTTG GAAGATGCCAGTAAAAGATGTTTTGAGGAAGTAATAGACAATCTATGCATAGTGTTTGACCTGAATGGATTCACCCTGTCTTGCATGGATTACCAAGTTCTAAAGAACCTCATTTGGCTGCTAAGCAGACATTATCCGGAGAGACTTGGGGTTTGTCTCATCATCAATGCGCCCACATTCTTTTCAGGGTGCTGGACAGTTATAAAAGGAtg gTTGGACGAAAACACCTCAAGCAAAGTAACATTTGTTAGCTCAGAGATGGATCTCTGTAAATATTTGATACCAGACATCTTGCCCACTGATGCTTAA